TTCTGGCGAATCGCCAGCCAATCGGACTGCGATTTGGACGTCTTACGGCGACATTCGAGATGGCGCACTACCTGGGTTTTGTAACCCACCTCGAGGCGCCCCTCATACTAAAATCCTAACTCCATTGGACGACGGTGGCGCCGGCGATACACTGTCGAATTCCGACGTCGGAgttccggcgacattcgagCTTCCAGACCAATGCCATCTTGTAGAGGAGCTCAATACGAGTACAATCATACAAAAATCGCCACCATCCTCTAAGTCAAACTTGTCGAATATCAATTCGAATAATTCCGGCGGTGAGGCGATTTCAGGCAGTGGCGGCGCCGCCGCAAGTGATGGTGAAAACTCGAAATTGTCAGTGGGTTTTGTGGATGATCATACAAGGAACACCATTAACCAAAAAGCCCCATCATCCACAACTCCTAACACTTTGAATTTGGAAATTAGGGTTGCACCACCACCTGCCGGAGGCGGCGCAGCGGCGGAGCCCCAAACTCAAAATTGGCAATGCCAAACTGCTCAACACAATGAGGGGAGTCCACCAATGCAAAAAGCCCCATCAGGTATGCCTCATTTCAATTCGAATTTGACTTTTAGGGTTTCCAATTTGTCTAGTACTGACACCAGTGGTAGCGCCGGATCTCCGGCGAccggaaaaaatatttttgaattgaattttaatccCCAGCATCAAACTAACCCACAAGaacaaatattttccaaaaaagatCCCTCCAACAATTCAAACGTCGATTCTAGTCTTGATCCTAAAGAAAAAACCACCGGAACCATCTTTCCGGTGAACGCCCAAAATAAGTCTCAAAGTAAAAGTAACCCTCATACTCTTAGGAATGAAATAAACCAAACAACACAATTTTTAGGCACCTCCAACTCAAATTCTAAAATTCCAACTTGTGTCACTAGGGGCGAAAACAGTCTTATCGTGCCCGAAGCTGTTTTGGTTGATCGTATCACCACCTTGGGCAATCCTAGCACCTCCACTAATCCTAAACATACCAACCACCCTCCCGTTTCAGACTTTCCCCCCATCTCATCCAATTTccaaaaatttgacccaaaaaactctaaaaatccGATAGTGTCCTTTACCCCCAGTGCGCTACCTCCTAAGACTAAGTCCCCTAACAACCAACCCACCACCACAAATCATCCTCCACCCCCTATAGCAAAGCAATCCATGGCCACAAGACTAAGAGCTAAACAAGCCGAGCATACAACCAGAATTGACCTAACACCTCCAAAAAGGGTGACAAAACAAGGTTGTCCAGCTATCATGTTTAAGAGAGAAGACTACATGGTTAAGATGGCTGAATCATGTAAGTATACTCTCATAGGCAAGTTCTACAGTCCAATGCCCAAGATGGAGGTAATTCGAAAGAAGTTCATTAGTCAAACTGAACTTCGAGGCAAGGTCAAGATTACCCATTTTAattctagacatatatatattgaccttGATAATGAACACGATAGAACTACTGTACTAGATAGCAAGCGAATGTATATTGATGgtgtctttatgagatttcaagtttggaccCCTACTTTCGATCCAAACTATGAAACCCCCATTCTCCCTGTGTGGGTCATACTCCCGGAGCTCCCATGGCATTGtttccataaagaatttgttacgcTCCTGCTTGCGGACGTGGGACAAGTGTTGCACTTGGACATGGCCTTCATGCAAAAGACGAGGGGGAGCGTGGCAAAAGCaaaagtccaaatggacatcaccaagcctagaatccaaagtgtatggattggattcgatgaaaatgatgatccaaatGGAGAAGGAAGATGGCAGGACATCGAATATGAAGATGTCCCCCTTTACTGTACTTACTGCAAACACCAAGGTCATACTCCTCTTGCTTGCCCCGTCAGCAGAAGAGATACAGAACGCAACAAGGCCAAAGACAAGGAAGaagagccaaagaaagatgcgtCGCCAAAAatcacaggtatgatctctactcctattgtctTAACTAATGCTATAAGTTTCAGGCAACAGGTACCACTAGAAGAAACTACCACCACAAATCAAGAAGGAAGTCGCAAAGCACAAGAGGACTCAACCAACCAAAACAGGAATCAAATCTCAAACAACCAATGGGAAACCCAAAAACGAAGAAACTTCAAAGGTAAGACTCAAACTGTGCAAAACACCCAAACGATACAAGGCAACACTCAACAGGTATATAGACCCACTCAAGCCATGAATACAGGTATTGATTGTAATATTGTTGCTATGACTGATGCAATTCAAAATGGACAGCACGAGCATcaaccaggtattgactcaatgctcctaatcccccatggctcccccagtAGTTTTAATGTATTGAATGTTTTAACTGCTGCTGCTGAAGTAGTTAACGGAGGTGAGGATGGTGGGATTCAGGAGAAGCCAACTAACCTGCAGGAAGGGGTATCCAGAGGGGGGGTtgtgtctcatgttttgcatgagaaccttatggttgaccctaggaatgactttagagctcctgctaccacTTCACATATTCAGCATTCTTCTTCCCAGCATGTTAATAAAAGAGATTCAGTTGATGCTCAAAAAATGGCCTCCAAACTGCCCCCTGCTGTGACCATTGGATGTGAGACCACAGTTGATTCTGGAAGGCTTTCAAGTCCTTCTTTGAGAACTGAGCAGCAGCAGTTCAGGAGTGTAGATGTAGGGGCAAACCAGAGCCAAAAAATGACTCAACAGGTTGCTCAGAACCTGCAAGTCTTGGGAGGTTCTGCAACTGTTGGCTTGAGGGAAGCTATACATGTCCTGGATGCTACTTCAgctgctactatggaagaaaataGGGTGCACAATAGGGCCATTCAGATGCAGAAACAAAGACCTGCAGATGCTCCTATTCCCACCAAGAAAATGACCAATACTGCAGCCCCCTATCAGCCTCAAAACTCCCAGGAAAATAGGGTGC
This DNA window, taken from Solanum dulcamara chromosome 3, daSolDulc1.2, whole genome shotgun sequence, encodes the following:
- the LOC129883554 gene encoding uncharacterized protein LOC129883554 encodes the protein MAAMEPDPPPDLQKFPSKDGVVDIDETNPTQKESSQSDIRSSGNVEKTAAITVHLLQEHAVVDREIDFNSNSVICFEKTPIGDVRETSNLQHIRNSSDFTVAIERNEAATVQGNSGESPANRTAIWTSYGDIRDGALPGFCNPPRGAPHTKILTPLDDGGAGDTLSNSDVGVPATFELPDQCHLVEELNTSTIIQKSPPSSKSNLSNINSNNSGGEAISGSGGAAASDGENSKLSVGFVDDHTRNTINQKAPSSTTPNTLNLEIRVAPPPAGGGAAAEPQTQNWQCQTAQHNEGSPPMQKAPSGMPHFNSNLTFRVSNLSSTDTSGSAGSPATGKNIFELNFNPQHQTNPQEQIFSKKDPSNNSNVDSSLDPKEKTTGTIFPVNAQNKSQSKSNPHTLRNEINQTTQFLGTSNSNSKIPTCVTRGENSLIVPEAVLVDRITTLGNPSTSTNPKHTNHPPVSDFPPISSNFQKFDPKNSKNPIVSFTPSALPPKTKSPNNQPTTTNHPPPPIAKQSMATRLRAKQAEHTTRIDLTPPKRVTKQGCPAIMFKREDYMVKMAESCKYTLIGKFYSPMPKMEEDGRTSNMKMSPFTVLTANTKVILLLLAPSAEEIQNATRPKTRKKSQRKMRRQKSQVPLEETTTTNQEGSRKAQEDSTNQNRNQISNNQWETQKRRNFKGKTQTVQNTQTIQGNTQQHEHQPGIDSMLLIPHGSPSSFNVLNVLTAAAEVVNGGEDGGIQEKPTNLQEGHSSSQHVNKRDSVDAQKMASKLPPAVTIGCETTVDSGRLSSPSLRTEQQQFRSVDVGANQSQKMTQQVAQNLQVLGGSATVGLREAIHVLDATSAATMEENRVHNRAIQMQKQRPADAPIPTKKMTNTAAPYQPQNSQENRVHNKATQMQGSRPAAAGLEQNLHGFGPISASTLKEKSVQVVAPKLISIQHNSQGVDHTENVENDQHYGCSFSITSSDQTSSLSSHQVQHSNSKQKDNATISGIEFSASPSPYNQQATSKTLRKKRTRKKKQEKKQEAATPTPPTTADTGGKDNNGEVFSNSCSQYVLLDQSTPIRSPDFSCEDPLNLTPLNIQPAPFTQPENATNILCTNNDAQTSTPDSDDEYGVIHSEDEYDQDFQGEVELENEEETDEQSNSIAAPSKTTTKVTNDEMNQLANKQGLSPRGIHHNPKFTTIHAPISRPNTRLHNLRSHQ